The proteins below are encoded in one region of Styela clava chromosome 4, kaStyClav1.hap1.2, whole genome shotgun sequence:
- the LOC144421936 gene encoding adipocyte plasma membrane-associated protein-like yields the protein MSGEDGYSKLFLFLLVGIGLAIGSALTVVYVKKSPIEAVDISGIHDIRQFKWAQVENKDLQLGEIIAPDLLGPESIAVDSDDNLYTGLEDGRVVKIENPGKENENITDLTKSFDYAKGSKRSMKRPLGIRLHGSKLYFVDAYQGVIMIDLKSKSFDVILRYDDVTPQLVFPDDLTVTSDGKTIYFTDMSLKWAYEEIALFTLEGECSGRLFKVDVETKRAELVRNGLCHPNGIEIDRDDSKVLVAEHNRRRIAIIDTTSGKVVRHVLLPGGPDNIRRRKNGGYWVSIVYLPEPGHFTTWNPVHRNMIAGALGGQGVIGLFNLNQGIAVKLDEKFEPVSIHYDLEGKLSKAITEISELSDGRLAVASFVVQGIPLVDPLSSD from the coding sequence ATGTCGGGCGAGGATGGATATTCTAAGCTGTTTCTGTTTCTTCTGGTTGGAATTGGTTTGGCAATTGGAAGCGCTTTAACCGTCGTCTATGTTAAGAAGTCGCCAATTGAAGCGGTGGATATCAGCGGTATACACGATATACGCCAATTTAAATGGGCACAAGTTGAGAATAAAGACTTGCAACTTGGTGAAATCATAGCGCCTGACTTACTGGGACCTGAATCTATTGCTGTAGACAGTGACGATAATCTTTATACAGGTCTAGAAGATGGACGAGTTGTCAAAATAGAAAATCCTGGAAAGGAAAATGAAAACATCACCGACTTAACAAAATCGTTCGACTATGCAAAAGGAAGCAAACGAAGCATGAAACGTCCTCTCGGTATTCGCCTACATGGGTCGAAGCTATATTTCGTAGATGCCTACCAGGGTGTGATTATGATCGATTTAAAATCTAAAAGTTTTGACGTCATTTTGCGCTACGATGACGTCACGCCACAACTAGTATTCCCAGATGATCTAACCGTCACGTCAGATGGCAAAACGATATATTTCACCGATATGAGTTTGAAATGGGCTTATGAGGAAATCGCCCTCTTTACTCTGGAAGGGGAATGCAGTGGAAGGCTTTTCAAAGTTGATGTGGAGACAAAACGTGCAGAACTAGTGCGAAATGGTTTATGTCACCCTAACGGCATTGAAATTGACCGGGACGATAGCAAAGTCCTTGTGGCCGAGCACAATCGTCGCCGTATTGCCATCATTGACACGACATCCGGGAAGGTTGTGCGACATGTTTTACTACCTGGTGGACCAGATAATATTCGTAGAAGGAAGAATGGCGGGTATTGGGTGTCGATCGTTTATCTACCTGAACCGGGACATTTCACGACATGGAACCCGGTGCATCGCAACATGATTGCAGGGGCTTTAGGAGGACAAGGTGTTATTGGTTTGTTCAACTTAAATCAAGGAATAGCCGTGAAGTTGGATGAGAAATTTGAGCCTGTAAGCATCCACTATGATTTGGAAGGAAAACTGTCGAAGGCGATCACAGAAATATCTGAACTTAGCGATGGAAGACTTGCTGTGGCATCGTTCGTTGTCCAAGGAATTCCGCTAGTGGACCCTCTGTCTTCTGACTGA